From the Drechmeria coniospora strain ARSEF 6962 chromosome 02, whole genome shotgun sequence genome, the window ccgtacccttcCAGGCATTCACCTCCATGTCGTGATATGCCGTGAGCCGTGTGGACATCCATCAAGCTTCTTCGCTCGCGCCACAGGCGGACGCCAGCATGATTCAATTAAAGGTAGGTTAGATGCCGGTGAGCGACCGGCGCCAGTTCGCCTTGGCGAGATGACGAGGAGTCGTCGGCTAACGGAGACCAACAAGACGATGCTGAACTGCATCGACAATTCGggtgccgccctcgtcgagtgcgccctcgtcgtcggtcagAAGCGCCATGCTCGAATCGGTACGAACGATTGAATCCCCAGGCCCAAGCCtagcacgccgtcgccggcggacAGCAGCGGCAAGGAATGGTGCTAACGGCTCATCCTTGCGTGCTCGAACAGGTgaccgcatcgtcgtcgtcgtccaggaGCAGCGCGGCGCCTCTTCGTCCGGCATGGCAggcatctcggccgccgccaaggtcaAGCGCGGCGACGTCCgccacgccgtcgtcgttcgcACACGCTACCCGACGCAGCGCCGCGATGGCTCCGTCGTCCGTTTCGACGACAACGCCTGCGTCCTGCTCAACAAGTCCGGCGACCCTGTCGGCTCCCGCAtcaacggcgtcgtgggcGCCGAGCTGAAGCGCAAGAAGTGGAGCAAGATTCTCTCCATGGCCCCGATGCAGGCATGAAGATGATCAAGCTCTCTCGGGCAGGACTAGGCACGAGGGCAAGGCACGGCCACCGAGGCCGGGGCAGGCACGGCATCGATGCGTGTGGCGGCCCGATGTATGATGGAAAGAACCTGTAGACTACATTCGTGCACCTTTGGCATTTTCGAGGCGTCGGAGCGGGTAGCTCAAATCCCCATGGGAACTGAAGCAAAAACACATCATGGCGGGTAGCTCAAATCCCCATGGGAACTGAAGCAAAAACACATCATGGCATTCAAGGAGTTAAGTAGAGTGCAGTGGTGCGTGCAAGTGTGTCGTGATTTTGATGAAGCTAAATAAACAAAGAAAGAGCAACAAGTCTCCATCCGGCTCAAGACAGCGCATCCAAGCTGCTTGGCCGTGTTGGACGATGCAGCCCACCATACGCCAATCCGGCCATCCCCAAACGCCGCAATGAAAATGCATGCTCGCTCCGGCCATGTTATCCCTGTCCGCCAACATGGGTATCGATGCGGAAACATATCAGTCGAAGATGTTGCCGCATTCGCAGCAAACATAAAACAATTTCTTTCACCCGCGTTAGCCATGTCCAATTACGGCGAGGAGCCTGCCACTCGTCCCAAACACGCGAGATGTGGTGGTGCACGTATCGGGTGGAGCTTACCATTCCCGTCTCGGCACTTCGCTCCTGAGACTGGAAGAAGACGGCCTCCTCATGGTTGCA encodes:
- a CDS encoding 50S ribosomal protein L14, giving the protein MLNCIDNSGAALVECALVVGQKRHARIGDRIVVVVQEQRGASSSGMAGISAAAKVKRGDVRHAVVVRTRYPTQRRDGSVVRFDDNACVLLNKSGDPVGSRINGVVGAELKRKKWSKILSMAPMQA